The following nucleotide sequence is from Saccharothrix texasensis.
TGCGATGGCGTGCGCCGTGGACTCCTCCAGCCGCGCCAAGGCGGCCAGCACCAGGGCGGCGGGCTTGCGGGGGTCGGAGTCGGCCAGCGCGATCCACTCCGGGCTACCGGCCAGCGGGATGAGGCTGTGCGGGCCGGTGAGCGGACGGCGCGGTGCGGAGGCGTAGGCGCGGCGCAACAGCGGTTCGGCCCACCGGCGGACGGCGTCAAGGTCGAACCTCGGCGCGCGGTTCCACGGGCGGACGGCGTCCGGGTCGCAGAACGGCCGTCGAACCTGGGTGCTCATGACCGGTCTCCCTCGCAAGTGGTGGGTTGGCGGGCGTCGGCGACGTGGTGCGTGATCACTTGCGCCTCGCCTTGTCCGCGGCCTTGCAGGTCGGGCACCAGCTCAGGTCGGTGAACCAGGTCCAGACGGCTTCAGGCGTCTCGACGCGCAGGCCGCACGCGGTCAGGGCGCTGCCGTCCCACCAGGAGCGCTTGACCTGGAGGTGAATCAGGTTGTCGTCGCTCATGACGACCTTTCTGTCACTGTGTGTGACGATCTGTGGGTGTGCGGGGTCGACACGAGCACCAAGAGCCGGTGTCGCGTCGGTCGCGCGGAGCGGTGTGGGGTGGAGTTAGCTCGCCGGGATCAAGTTAGGTTCGTAACTCGTGCTGCCCGGTGGCGTGATCATGGGTGTGAACTGGAGTTAGTTAGCCGGTCGGCCGGGTTAGGTCCCGCTGGAGAAGTCCTGTTCAGGGCCGCTCTGGAGACCTGTGGAGAGGTCTGCGGGACCTAACCCGGTGGCGGTGATGGCTAGTCCTCGTCGTCCAGA
It contains:
- a CDS encoding DUF2742 domain-containing protein, whose protein sequence is MSTQVRRPFCDPDAVRPWNRAPRFDLDAVRRWAEPLLRRAYASAPRRPLTGPHSLIPLAGSPEWIALADSDPRKPAALVLAALARLEESTAHAIAQRVAADWADAQVGHRERVRAVATAPDQLPHIAGHQPFCLSAKRKLVSDLPCGHTGCTALVRFVHPLADELAARLPDTSWVRCARHDGTTRLAVAA